TCGCGTTGCATCGAATTAAACCACATGCTCCACCGCTTGTGCGGGCCCCCGTCAATTCATTTGAGTTTTAGTCTTGCGACCGTACTCCCCAGGCGGTCTACTTATCGCGTTAGCTGCGCCACTAAAGCCTCAAAGGCCCCAACGGCTAGTAGACATCGTTTACGGCATGGACTACCAGGGTATCTAATCCTGTTTGCTCCCCATGCTTTCGCACCTCAGCGTCAGTGTTAGGCCAGATGGCTGCCTTCGCCATCGGTATTCCTCCAGATCTCTACGCATTTCACCGCTACACCTGGAATTCTACCATCCTCTCCCACACTCTAGCTAACCAGTATCGAATGCAATTCCCAAGTTAAGCTCGGGGATTTCACATTTGACTTAATTAGCCGCCTACGCGCGCTTTACGCCCAGTAAATCCGATTAACGCTTGCACCCTCTGTATTACCGCGGCTGCTGGCACAGAGTTAGCCGGTGCTTATTCTGCGAGTAACGTCCACTATCTGAAGGTATTAACTTCAGTAGCCTCCTCCTCGCTTAAAGTGCTTTACAACCATAAGGCCTTCTTCACACACGCGGCATGGCTGGATCAGGCTTGCGCCCATTGTCCAATATTCCCCACTGCTGCCTCCCGTAGGAGTCTGGGCCGTGTCTCAGTCCCAGTGTGGCGGATCATCCTCTCAGACCCGCTACAGATCGTCGCCTTGGTAGGCCTTTACCCCACCAACTAGCTAATCCGACTTAGGCTCATCTATTAGCGCAAGGTCCGAAGATCCCCTGCTTTCTCCCGTAGGACGTATGCGGTATTAGCATTCCTTTCGAAATGTTGTCCCCCACTAATAGGCAGATTCCTAAGCATTACTCACCCGTCCGCCGCTAAGATCAGTAGCAAGCTACCTCTCTCCGCTCGACTTGCATGTGTTAAGCCTGCCGCCAGCGTTCAATCTGAGCCATGATCAAACTCTTCAGTTAAAATCATTTTGTACCTTATTTAAAGACAAGGTACCAATTCTGGCTCATCAATTACTGACTTAAATTTCGCTCAAATAAACTTCGAGTAATTTAAACCAATCAATCAATGAAAATTATTTCGATTAATCAACCAGTAAAAATCCACACAAGTTGTTCTTCAATTCTCTTAATGATCTTCTTCCTGGTTCGTCACCAGCAAGCTAGGTCGGCTATATTACTCTTAATCTCTTAAAAGTCAACAGGTAATTTCGATATTTTTAAAACTTATCTTCAAAACCAACTTCTCATCAAATTCATCACTTAAAGCAATCAACTTAATCACAAGTAACTGTTTTTCAACAAGTTTCTATCTGCATCACCGCCGATGGATGTGCATTATAGACCATTAAAAACCCTTTGCAACCCCTTTTTTAATTTAATATTATCACTTGGCTAATTTTTAGGCTTTTTAGCATTTTATCTATATTATTTGATCAATTTTACATTGATAATAGATTATCAGTTTTGTATTAAAGCATATCTCCACCCAACTGCACATTTAAGTATTAGCCTGGCTGGCGGTTAAGGAATTATATGAATTATTCTAATTTAATTTTACTCAGCGTATTATCTGTAGGTGTTTGTACCTCTATATATGCTCAAGAAAATACTATAAGTGAATCTTCTGATGCTAGCTCACTAGAAGAAACAGCACCTGCTCATCCGCGCTCACAAATTATTAAAGATTTAAAAAATATTAAAGTTAAAGATTTAAAAATTAATGCGAACGCAGCACAACCAGATCCTGTAAAAGACCCATTACAATCACTAAATCGTCCAATTTATTCATTTAACGATATGTTGGATCGAAATTTTTTACGTCCAGTTGCGGTTCAATATAGAGAGAAAACTCCAGAAGATGTTCGTGGCTCTTATCGTCAATTCCGTAAAAATCTTGGAGAACCTTGGAATGCGGTTAACCAGCTTATTCAAGGTCGTCCAGGTCGTGCAGCAAAAACTTTAGGTCGATTTACTATTAATACTTTAACGACTCTTGGTTTAGCTGACCCTGCTAGTCGTTTAGGTTTACCGACTGAGGAAGAGAATTTTGGTGTAACCCTCGGTTACTATGGCGTCCCTTCTGGCCCATTCCTGATGTTACCTTTTTTCGGTCCGAGTACCTTGCGTGATGGTTTCGGTTTAGCAGTAGATGCTCAAGCTCGCCCACAGAAATATATTATGGAAGATCAAGATGGTCTTTATTGGTCGAGTAATATGTTACAAGCTGTTGATACTCGCGCTCAATATCTAGATTTAGATCAAACCCTACAGGGTGATCAATATGCCATGATTCGAGACTTATATCTCCAACGTAAAGCATTCCAAATTGCAGAGAAGAAAGGCGACTCAGCTGATGTATCTTTCATAGATGATGATTCAGACGATACCCCGGATGAGGATCAAAACCCTTAAAAGATGAAATCAAGGTATTGCTCGGATTAAGAGTTCGGCAATACCTTGATTTTGATCATACATACTCTATGATGAATAAAGTGATCATATAAAAGGACTACCATATCTTCTATGTATTTTATTAAACCGACACGCTCTATCCCTTATTTAGAGCAAGCTTTGGATAAACTGCCAGGCTTACAAGTCATTAACATAGATGATTTAGATTTATATGATCCAACCATCATTGCAATAGCAGATGTACAAGATTTTCTGTCTTATAAATGGAATTTACCCACCATTGTCATTGCTTTTGAACATGAAGGGAGCGCTTTAGCTCAAGCATGGGAAGCCGGTGCTCTTGCAGGTTGGGTATGGAATCAATTACCTAACGATTTAAATAAAGCATTAACAAGAATTGATGCTCAATATAAGCGTAACCAAGATAGTCGTGATTTACCTTCAGCTGCTGAACTGCAAAAACGATTACTGCCTAATCCAATTGATTTATTAAATTATGAAGTCGAAACTTTCTTTCAGCCTTCAGCTTATCTTTCCGGTGATTGGTATGACTACTGGAAATTAAATGATAAAGAAGTTTTATTTTATCTTGCCGATGTTTCAGGACATGGTGTAACCAGTAGTTTATTAACATCATGGATGGCAGCTTTCCATGGTCGCTCAAAAACCCCAAGACAATTAATAAAAAAATTAAATGGAATGTTGGTTCAAGAGAATATTGAAAAGCACATTACGATTGTGGTGGGTATTTTAAACCTAGAAACACATACGCTTCGCTGGTCAAGTGCGGGCCACTACCCTCCTCCTATCATTTTTGAACCGAATCAAGCTCCCAAAATTCTAACAACAAGTAGTTTTCCATTAGGCTTAACCGATGAACTTGAAGTTGAAGAGCATGTTTGTACATTAAATCATCAATCCCGCTTTATCGTTTGCTCAGATGGAGCACTTGAACCTTTTGATGGTGGTTTAAATGATCAGTTCCAACAATTGGTTCATCATTTGCAAAATCAATCATTTCAAGCACCTGATCATGTGGCTGATGATATTGCCATCTTTAGTCTTTGTCGAATGAATTAATTTACGAATCAATTAATTACATAATATACGACTTAAGGACTCTTGAGTCTGAGATGGCACTATGTGATAATTTTTCTATCCTTCTCTGAAAATGGCATTTATATGTCAACAGGTCATGTTGAATATGCAAGTTTAAATGGAACGCATATTTTCAAACTTATTGGTGAAGTGCGAGCCCATTCTTGTATAAGTCTAGACAAACTTTTAAACAGAATTGAACAGCAAGAGAATGTTGTTGGTGCAATCGTTGATTTAACCCAAACAACATTTATTGATAGTACAGTATTAGGCATCCTGGCTAAGCTAGGTTTAAAGCTTAAACAAACTCATCATATTCAAGCTGTGATGCTATCTACCAATCCAGATATCACAACCTTAGCCAACAGTATGGGGCTAGGGCAGGTTTTTGTCATTTTGAATTATTGTGGCGATCCTAACGTTTGCACATTAACGTTAACTGATGAACAAATCACTCATAATGCAATGCTAAGAACGGTTCTGGATGCACATAAGACATTGATGAAACTCAATGCAAATAATCAGAACATGTTTGAGCCACTTGTGAAGCAGTTACAGAAAGAACAAGATACGCTTGAACAGGTATCTGACAAGCAAAATGCCTGATTTCTCCTATTAAGCCGGACTAGAATATGACCCTTGTTTCTGTTGCTCAAATGAACTCTCAAGATGATATTGAAAATAATTTTCAAGTCATTGAGTCTTTGATTCAACAAAGTAAGGCGCAAAATGCCAGCTTAATTGTTTTCCCTGAAAACTTTGTATGTTTTGCTGCTGGGAAACAGCGTGAAACAGCTGAGCAGTTTGAGTCTATTCAGCAAAGGCTTGAGAAACTAGCACATCAATATCAAATCTGGATTATAGCCGGTACTTTACCATGCCCATTTCGTCCAGATGGTTCCACCATTCAAGATGGTCGAGTCCGAACTGTTAGTCTTTGTATTAGCCCTGAGCGTACAGAAGCACGTTATGACAAGATCCATTTATTTGATGTACAAGTGGGTGATGCTGTCGGTGGTTATCAGGAGTCTCGTTTCTTTGAACCCGGGACAGACGTAGTAGTCACATCTACTCCTTTTGGCAATATCGGCTTAATGGTATGTTATGACTTACGTTTTCCAGAGCTTGCTCTCACCCTGAGACAACAAGGCGCTCATATACTTACTGCTCCTGCTGCGTTTACCTATACAACTGGACAAATGCACTGGCAGCTTTTGCTACAGGCTCGGGCAATGGATAGCCAATGTTACGTTTTAGGTGCAGCACAACAGGGCTGGCATGGTGAAAAACGACAAACTTGGGGACACTCTGGGGCAACAGATAGTCGTGGTCAAATTTTAAGCATGGTTGGATATGAAGGGAATGGTTTAATCACTGTACCTTTTGATCTAGCAGCACAAGAACTCGTCCGCTCTTCAATGCCTCTAATGACACACCGTAAATTGATTCAATATTAAAAGTTTAATTATTCATGTGGAAATACTTATTTAGCTTTTTTTGCTTGGGGGCAAATATTCATTGTTATGCAGAGTTTGGGACAACGAACCATTTCGTTTCACCTACGGCACAACTCAGTTCAGATATTCTTCCAGCAACACCTAAAAATATTCCGTTACCTGCATTCGGCCAAAGAATAATTGGATGGGGTACAGGCGCAGAAGGTGCAAGACAACGTTTAGAAAATATTCAGCCTGCAGATGTTTCTATGATTAAAAAACAAGGAACTACTCTTGAAATGATTACTGCATGGCAAGACTTTTATGAACAAGAGCAACAACGTAACGCAAATAATCCTACCGCTAAATATCGTGCTCGATTAATGAAAAAGATTGCAGATTTGTGGTAAATACAGTGATCTAAAATATTTTTTCTTATGGAATAATTGATCTAATTATTCCATTTTTTATGTACCCTCATTTGTTTTATTCATAAACTATTCGGATGAACATTTAAGAAACTGAATAGAAAGCGATATACTACAAAAGTAGTATTATTTTCTTTGAGGAATATATGGACCAAGACTGTCAAAACTTAAAGCTTGAGAATCAATTATGTTTCCTCATTTATTCAACAAATTTAGCGCTTAATCAGCTCTATAGAAAACTTCTAGCACCTTTGGGTATTACCTATCCTCAATATTTAGTGATGTTGGTGTTATGGGAGCAAGATAAAGTCACTGTTTCGGAAATTGGAGCAAAACTTTTTTTAGAATCATCTACCCTCACCCCTATCTTGAAAAAGTTAGAAGCCCAAAATTTACTTCATCGTACCCGTTCATCTCAAGATGAAAGACAAGTTATTATTACGCTGAGTGATGAAGGGAAAAAATTAAAAGATCAAGCAATGGAGATCCCAGCAGGTGTACTAGAAGCAAGTTCATGTGATATGACAACACTATTGGGCCTCAAAGATCAACTTACTAAACTCCGTACAAATCTAGTCAAATAAACAGCAATTTTTTTTAAAAATATACTTGTCAAAATATTTAAGTCGTGTACGATATATTTGTATTCAATTTATTTTAGGAATAAAAACGATGTCATTAGAAAAAGTTGTTTATCGTGCAAAAGCTAAAGCAACCGGTGGTCGTGATGGCCGTGCGACTTCATCAGACGGCGTATTAGATGTACAGCTTGGTGTACCTAAAGAGATGGGCGGCGCTGGTGGCGCTGTAACGAATCCAGAGCAATTATTTGCAGCTGGTTATTCAGCGTGCTTTTTAGGTGCTCTAAAATTTGTTGCAAATCGCGATAAATTTAATATTAGTAAAGATGCTTATGTAGAAGGTGAAGTAGGTATTGGACCAATTCCTACAGGTTTTAGCATCGAAGCGACTTTAAATGTTTACTTAGTTGGTATGGACCGTGAAGAAGCTGAAAAGTTAGTTGCAGCTGCTCACATTGTTTGCCCATACTCAAATGCAACTCGCAACAATATTGATGTGAACTTTAATATTGTGACTGAATAAGTTTTGATACTAAAAAAATGCCCGAATCAAGTCGGGCATTTTTTCATCTTACATATTATGCTTCACTTGCTTCATTAGTTACACGAAGCACTTCTTCGAGAGTAGTTTTACCTGCAAGTACTTTGCGTAAACCATCATCACGAATAGAGCCTGAATACTCACGAGCATGATTTTCTAATTCATATTCAGCTGCGTTACCATGAATCAGACGGCGCATAGGTTCATCAACAGGTACGATTTCATAAATGGCTGTACGCCCATTGAAACCTAAATGTGAGCAATGATCGCATCCTTTAGCCTCAGGTAACTGCAACAACGGTTCATTATGAATATGCTGGAAAACCTGTTTCTCAAAAGTATCGGCTTCACGCCAAGTCATACAATGTGGACATAAAGTACGAACCAAACGTTGAGCAATCACCCCAATTAAAGAGCTTGATAATAAGAATGGTTCAATCCCCATATCTTTAAGTCGGGTAACTGCACCAATAGCGGTATTGGTATGCAGCGTTGATAAAACCAAATGACCTGTTAAAGAGGCTTGAACTGCAATTTCAGCCGTTTCCAGATCACGGATCTCCCCTACCATCACCACATCAGGATCTTGACGTAACATTGCCTTTAAAGCTCGGGCAAATGTCATATCCACTTTGGTGTTCACTTGTGTTTGACCAATACCCTCAAGTTGATATTCGATTGGATCTTCAGCAGTTAAGATATTTCGAGTATTGTCATTTAAATCAGATAAAGCTGCATATAAGGTCGTTGTTTTCCCCGAACCCGTAGGCCCAGTGACCAAAATAATGCCGTGAGGACGATGCACCAATTGAGTTAAACGCTCATAGTCATTAGCCATTAAGCCCAAATGTGTCATGTTTAAGCGGCCTGCCTGTTTATCAAGCAAACGCATAACCACCCTTTCACCATGTGACGATGGCAACGTTGAAACACGGACATCTACTTCACGGCCAGCAAGGCGTAAAGAAATACGCCCATCTTGTGGTACACGTTTTTCAGCAATATCAAGCTTCGCCATGACTTTAATACGCGAGACCAATAAAGGTGCCAGCTCACGGCGTGGCTGTACAATCTCACGTAGTTGACCATCTACACGTAATCGTACAGATAGTTTCTTTTCAAAAGCTTCAATATGAATATCTGAAGCCCCTACCCGAATTGCCTCTGAAAGTAATGCATTAATAAGACGGACAATAGGAGCATCATCTTCCTGATCCATTAAGTCTTCTGTTTCAGGAACCTGATCGGCCAAACTTAATAAATCTGGATGATCTTCTAAACCTGCTGCAACTTGTTGTGATTCCCCTGTATCACCTGCATAGCTCGTACTCAAGAGCGCATTAAATTCTTGTTCAGTACATAATTGATAATGAGCTGGCTTACCCAAGATGCGTCTTGCTTCCTGCAATGCAATTTTTTCAGTATTTTGACGTCTAATAATAAATACCTGATCACCGTCATAACGAAATAAAACACCATGACGCTTGGCAAAACTATATGGAACTTGTATTTGTTTCAATATTTGCATCACAATTTATAATGATGAGTAAGATGATTTTGAGTGTACTCTAAGCAGATTACAGCGTGAAGTCTGTTTAACAACTCGGTAGAGGAATTTTACGTCTTGTTTGAAAATAATGAATATCAGCCTCGCCCCCAGAATTCTTTAAAATGGTGGGGAGAACAGAACTTTGAAATTAATCAGTCCAAAGCATGGCAATTCGGTTCAATGCTTTTTCGTTTAACACGTGGCATAAAAGAATGGCGTATCGAATATTATCGACCTGCTCTTCAAGACGATAATGAGCAAGATTGGCACCCACTTGCCGATCCACATTTTGCTTTCCCGCATAATGTTCAAGTAGAACGTTATATGTTTCGAAAGACCAATCCAGAATTTTTACTTATGCCACGTCTGGCAGATCGTTCTGTGGTCATTAAACCCGTTGATCCCATCTATATTCCAGCAGGTCAACGTGGGACTTTATATATAAGTACGCCATTATGGATTGCAGGTTTAGTTGAAAGTCAGCATGAGCCTTTATTTGAGATTCCTGTCATTCAACCTAAGGATACGTGGTTCGGTCCAAATGCCCAGCAAGGTGAAATCTGTTATGCCACGTCGGTAGATGGGCGTACCGATTTGAATCTATTAACACCACGCGCATTTCGTGCTGTTACCCCTATCGACTTTCACAACACCAGTAATCATCAATTACGCTTTGATCGCATGAATGTACCAGTTACAGCCCTCCCTCTTTTTTATAGTGAAAGTACAAGACGTTTGTGGACTTCTCAAATCAAAGTTTACTATGAAGGCTCTGACCGCCCCGCACGCATTCGTATTGAAAACCGAACGCCTCCTCTTGCTGGTGAAGTGACTTATGTCCATCCACCACGTTCACCTGGTGGAGCATTATTTAATATGTTTGATTCATTCTTTTAAGAGGTTTATATGGCTGATACAAGTATTCCTAAGGATATCGCTGATAGCCTCACAAGCATATTTACCAATATCAATACCGAACGTATTAGTGAAATTTTAGTCGGCGTTGTGCTTTGTTTCATTGGTTTTGTTCTTGCTCGTATTATTTCAAATACCTTTATTAGAACTATTGGTTCACGTTTTAATGCTCATCAACGCTTGGTATGGCGTCGCGGTATTTTTTATTTTATTTTCTTACTCTTCATTATGACGAGTTTAAAAGAAGCTGGGTTCAAACTTAGTGTATTCCTTGGCGCAGCAGGGATTCTAACCGTAGCACTCGGTTTCGCATCGCAAACCTCTGCTAGTAACTTAATTAGTGGTTTATTCTTGATTGGGGAAGGTTCTTTTGAAGTCGGCGATACCATCCAGATCACCCTCATTCGTGGGAATACAATTGAAGGTGAAGTCATCTCAATTGATTTGCTTTCGGTAAAATTACTTACACTCGACAATGTTTATATTCGTTTACCAAACGAACAGCTTATTCGCGCCCCTGTACACAACTTATCTAAATATCCAATACGGCGTATACCAATTACACTCGCAATTAACTTCCATGAAGACATTATAAAAGTTCGCGAAGTTCTACTTAATGTCGCAGCTCACTATCCACTCGTGTTAGATGACCCAAAACCTGCGGTTACGGTTACCGCATTCAGGGAATCATCGATTGAACTTTTATTTACGATGTGGTGCCGACAAGAAAATTCCTTAAAAGTTCGAGATGAAATGCAAGAACGTATCCGAAATGGCTTTTTGGATAATCAAATTGAAATTCCTGTACCGAAAATGGGCTTAATCGATCGACCATCTACTGTTTTCGGTGAAGATGATATTGATCAATACAGTAATCAAAAAGAGTTAAAACGAGAGCCTAAAGCTTAGGCTCTTGATTCTTCTGTACAGAAGACGGTGGTAATGGCGCAAGATAAGCAATAATCAACATTACCCCACCCGCTCCAATAAATGAGATGACCCGAGTTAATGTCGCACTTTGTGATAGATCAAGCAAAATCAGCTTTAATACGACAATTCCTAAAAGTGCAGCACCAACAAACCAGAGTTGACGAATCATTTTTCGACTTGAGAATGTAGTTAATACAAATGCCAAAATGACCCAAAGTAATGTCAAGCTTAACTGCACCACACCATTTGTCCAAATTGAAGCACTCCACAATGGAGTTGCCCAGTAATAGTGCAGGCCTCTAACCACCACACTACTAAACACCAACAACCCCACTAGAATGGTTGTGATTTTAAAAGTCCACTCCAGTGATTTATCTTGATCAAAAGCATGTTGATAAATAATAAAGAGTAGACCAGCCAATACTGAAATTGAAAGGAAGTCAGTTAAGTTAATCAAAGGAACAAAATAAAGATATTCGGCAGAATGGCGATCAATACTCACGACCAATAACCAAAGTAGGCTTAAACACCAAACTGGAATTTGATGTAACAATATAGTCTTATGGGATTTATACGCCCAGATTGAGTAAACCACGGGTACACAAGCCAAAGCAACAATTGGCATTTGTGGGAAGACTGCCAAACCCACTATCGCTAATGCGAACCAGCTTAAACCACCCCAGATTTTCAAGTATCCTGACTCATCTGAATGCGGTTGAGCCATAATAAACAAAGCACTAAGAAGAATAGTACTCACAAGGAAAGTACCCTGTTGCAATATACTCGGCCATTTAAACACACTGAATACTTGACTCGTAAAGGCTTCACCCAAAATCAACAACAGTAAAAGGCTAATTAAAATTAACTGCAAACTTTGCCATTGCACACGAAGTTTATAGTGTACGACCAGACTAAATATTGCGATTAGAACTACAGCAAACATCAAATATGGACTTAAACCATGATGATGCCATGTCATTATTTCTATACCTGCTACGGCGCCCGCATACATGCCTAAACATAAGAAAATGCCACTAATCATGCTGGCACTAAAATAGCGTTGCTCTTTACTGTTGTATTGCAATAAATAGAAAGCAGAAATAAATTGAGCTATTGCATAGATGCTCGTGCTTAGCGTTGGGAACTCTTCATTTGCCCAAACCTGATAAAACAGTGCAAGAGAACTGAGTAAAACTAAAACTACACCAATATATCGGCTTAAACGGTAGCGTTCAGTTACTCCCCACACAATTAAAGCTGTACCTTGAGCTACCCAACCAATTGCTGTCCAGTGCGCTCCTTTTGCAAGTGGAAAAATTAGAGCAAAAAAAGCAACCGCGAGGATGAAAAAGCTTTTTGCAAGCACAGAAAGCGGAGCATGAGTCTTTTTAATCCAAAAAGTTAATAGCGCATATGTACCAGCCAATACAGCAGCACCAATCGTCAATGCTTGAGTAGACTCATGTACTAAATAGGCATGAAGTGTAAAGCCCAGTACAGGCACACTAAAAATAAGCCCCACATCTAACAGTGGGGGTAACCGAATGCCCTCTTGTTTTTCATGTGCTGAAACTCGAGATATATTTTGGCTATAACGGACACTGAGCCAAATAAACAATGCGATATGGAGCCATAAGATCCAGTCTAGTGTGTCAAATTTTGTTGGTTCTGCATAAAATGCGATTGCACTACCACCAATAAACATGGTGGCAAAGAAAGCAATTTGATTTAAGATTTTCCAAGGCTGAATAAAATTAACCGCAGCAACTGCTAAGTTAATAACAAGATAATAGCTAAATAGGAAGACTACATCTGGGCGGTATTGCGGAATAACTAAAGGAGCCGCGTAAGCCATACCAAGTGCTAAAATTGCTAAATAAATGGCTTGTTGCTTTAAACTCAGAAATACCGTAATAGCTAATAAAATCGCAAACAGAATACTCGCTGTAGTTAAGTTGGCGATTACACCAAAATGATGTGAGAACACAAGTGTTAGGAATACCACAGCAAGTCCTACACCCTGCAAGGCCACAGCAAAAAGCTGGTTTTTCTTTTGCAAGGTATATCCAAATGCTGTTAATACACCTCCGGCAATGGCAATAAAACCAAGTTTTACACCCAAACTCAATTGCCAGTGCTCACTTGCAAAACGTAATAACAACACCACCCCAACCATAAGTACAGCAACAGCAACCCTTAAAATTGGATTGCCATGAATCATCCAATCTACAGCTGGTTGCCACCATGCGGTTTTTACAGGAATCGGTTGTTCTGTTTGATTGAAAGTTACCGTTTCGGCAGGGAATAGCATGTCAGTATTGTTAAGACCAACCTGCTCTAGCGCTGGATTTATAACTTCAGATTGTATGGTCTCATTTGCATGAACAGTTTGTTTTGCTGATTCAAGGTACAACAGTCGAGTATGAAATGCGCTGATGGTTTGAATTAAACATAATAATAAAACCAGTAAAGCCCCACCAGCAATCCACATCCAATGATTTATATAAGCAACTAATGCAACCAAAGCAGCTGCATAAATCACTGTTCTTTGCATATGAATAGAATAAAGTGGCGTTTTCTGCTGAGAAAACTGCTGTTCTAAATGAGTTAAACGCTGATGCAAATTTGACAGTAATTGAACTAGTATGACAGTAAGTGCAATAGATAAAGCAACAACGGCACTCTGAAATTTAAAACCAATTGAAATGGCTAAAAACAAAGTCA
This genomic stretch from Acinetobacter pittii harbors:
- the gigA gene encoding RsbU family protein phosphatase GigA, with amino-acid sequence MYFIKPTRSIPYLEQALDKLPGLQVINIDDLDLYDPTIIAIADVQDFLSYKWNLPTIVIAFEHEGSALAQAWEAGALAGWVWNQLPNDLNKALTRIDAQYKRNQDSRDLPSAAELQKRLLPNPIDLLNYEVETFFQPSAYLSGDWYDYWKLNDKEVLFYLADVSGHGVTSSLLTSWMAAFHGRSKTPRQLIKKLNGMLVQENIEKHITIVVGILNLETHTLRWSSAGHYPPPIIFEPNQAPKILTTSSFPLGLTDELEVEEHVCTLNHQSRFIVCSDGALEPFDGGLNDQFQQLVHHLQNQSFQAPDHVADDIAIFSLCRMN
- a CDS encoding DUF4951 domain-containing protein; translated protein: MWKYLFSFFCLGANIHCYAEFGTTNHFVSPTAQLSSDILPATPKNIPLPAFGQRIIGWGTGAEGARQRLENIQPADVSMIKKQGTTLEMITAWQDFYEQEQQRNANNPTAKYRARLMKKIADLW
- the ohr gene encoding organic hydroperoxide resistance protein, which codes for MSLEKVVYRAKAKATGGRDGRATSSDGVLDVQLGVPKEMGGAGGAVTNPEQLFAAGYSACFLGALKFVANRDKFNISKDAYVEGEVGIGPIPTGFSIEATLNVYLVGMDREEAEKLVAAAHIVCPYSNATRNNIDVNFNIVTE
- the gigB gene encoding anti-anti-sigma factor GigB; amino-acid sequence: MSTGHVEYASLNGTHIFKLIGEVRAHSCISLDKLLNRIEQQENVVGAIVDLTQTTFIDSTVLGILAKLGLKLKQTHHIQAVMLSTNPDITTLANSMGLGQVFVILNYCGDPNVCTLTLTDEQITHNAMLRTVLDAHKTLMKLNANNQNMFEPLVKQLQKEQDTLEQVSDKQNA
- a CDS encoding VacJ family lipoprotein; this encodes MNYSNLILLSVLSVGVCTSIYAQENTISESSDASSLEETAPAHPRSQIIKDLKNIKVKDLKINANAAQPDPVKDPLQSLNRPIYSFNDMLDRNFLRPVAVQYREKTPEDVRGSYRQFRKNLGEPWNAVNQLIQGRPGRAAKTLGRFTINTLTTLGLADPASRLGLPTEEENFGVTLGYYGVPSGPFLMLPFFGPSTLRDGFGLAVDAQARPQKYIMEDQDGLYWSSNMLQAVDTRAQYLDLDQTLQGDQYAMIRDLYLQRKAFQIAEKKGDSADVSFIDDDSDDTPDEDQNP
- the gspE gene encoding type II secretion system ATPase GspE, whose product is MQILKQIQVPYSFAKRHGVLFRYDGDQVFIIRRQNTEKIALQEARRILGKPAHYQLCTEQEFNALLSTSYAGDTGESQQVAAGLEDHPDLLSLADQVPETEDLMDQEDDAPIVRLINALLSEAIRVGASDIHIEAFEKKLSVRLRVDGQLREIVQPRRELAPLLVSRIKVMAKLDIAEKRVPQDGRISLRLAGREVDVRVSTLPSSHGERVVMRLLDKQAGRLNMTHLGLMANDYERLTQLVHRPHGIILVTGPTGSGKTTTLYAALSDLNDNTRNILTAEDPIEYQLEGIGQTQVNTKVDMTFARALKAMLRQDPDVVMVGEIRDLETAEIAVQASLTGHLVLSTLHTNTAIGAVTRLKDMGIEPFLLSSSLIGVIAQRLVRTLCPHCMTWREADTFEKQVFQHIHNEPLLQLPEAKGCDHCSHLGFNGRTAIYEIVPVDEPMRRLIHGNAAEYELENHAREYSGSIRDDGLRKVLAGKTTLEEVLRVTNEASEA
- a CDS encoding mechanosensitive ion channel family protein — protein: MADTSIPKDIADSLTSIFTNINTERISEILVGVVLCFIGFVLARIISNTFIRTIGSRFNAHQRLVWRRGIFYFIFLLFIMTSLKEAGFKLSVFLGAAGILTVALGFASQTSASNLISGLFLIGEGSFEVGDTIQITLIRGNTIEGEVISIDLLSVKLLTLDNVYIRLPNEQLIRAPVHNLSKYPIRRIPITLAINFHEDIIKVREVLLNVAAHYPLVLDDPKPAVTVTAFRESSIELLFTMWCRQENSLKVRDEMQERIRNGFLDNQIEIPVPKMGLIDRPSTVFGEDDIDQYSNQKELKREPKA
- a CDS encoding carbon-nitrogen hydrolase family protein produces the protein MTLVSVAQMNSQDDIENNFQVIESLIQQSKAQNASLIVFPENFVCFAAGKQRETAEQFESIQQRLEKLAHQYQIWIIAGTLPCPFRPDGSTIQDGRVRTVSLCISPERTEARYDKIHLFDVQVGDAVGGYQESRFFEPGTDVVVTSTPFGNIGLMVCYDLRFPELALTLRQQGAHILTAPAAFTYTTGQMHWQLLLQARAMDSQCYVLGAAQQGWHGEKRQTWGHSGATDSRGQILSMVGYEGNGLITVPFDLAAQELVRSSMPLMTHRKLIQY
- the ohrR gene encoding MarR family transcriptional regulator, whose product is MDQDCQNLKLENQLCFLIYSTNLALNQLYRKLLAPLGITYPQYLVMLVLWEQDKVTVSEIGAKLFLESSTLTPILKKLEAQNLLHRTRSSQDERQVIITLSDEGKKLKDQAMEIPAGVLEASSCDMTTLLGLKDQLTKLRTNLVK